In a genomic window of Sinorhizobium meliloti:
- a CDS encoding aminotransferase class I/II-fold pyridoxal phosphate-dependent enzyme encodes MEEKAPGQGSISGKGAQRNTASLIQYAQSHFDAAHFQGLMAIYGRPLENRAVALTHDRGRRVVDFVRCSYLGLDNHPQVVAGAVDALKDYGALHWSCARTRLNFSILGDLEAALSELFDARVITYTTVLAANMSALPLIASGHLTGGVKPLMVFDRFAHATLAFHKETIAAETRVETIAHNDLDALEMLCRANESVAFVCDGVYSMGGSADIEELRRLQDRYGLFLYIDDAHGISIFGKHGEGFARSQMSGHLGERTIIAASLGKGFGASGGLIMLGTARQEELFRRFAVAHAFSASLNVAAIGAARASQQLHLTQELTKLQQGLRSRIALFDSLVPTDQQGSPLPIRTVEIGDEVTAIEAARALLDRGFYTSAIFFPTVARGRAGLRLCPTAGHSEEDIRAVGTAIQDVLTNR; translated from the coding sequence ATGGAAGAAAAAGCGCCAGGGCAGGGAAGTATTTCTGGCAAGGGTGCCCAAAGGAATACCGCCAGTTTAATTCAGTACGCCCAAAGCCATTTCGATGCCGCGCATTTTCAGGGCTTGATGGCGATTTACGGGCGACCCTTAGAGAATCGCGCCGTGGCACTAACCCATGACCGGGGACGTCGGGTCGTCGACTTCGTGCGTTGCTCCTATCTTGGCTTGGACAACCATCCGCAGGTCGTTGCGGGTGCCGTTGACGCACTGAAAGATTACGGCGCGCTTCATTGGTCATGCGCAAGGACGCGTCTCAATTTCTCGATTCTCGGTGACTTGGAGGCGGCGCTGTCGGAGTTGTTCGATGCGCGTGTGATTACTTATACCACAGTGCTCGCAGCTAACATGAGCGCGTTGCCGCTGATTGCTTCCGGGCATCTCACAGGTGGCGTTAAGCCGCTGATGGTGTTCGATCGCTTCGCCCACGCGACGCTTGCCTTTCACAAGGAAACCATTGCCGCCGAAACTCGCGTCGAGACCATTGCTCACAACGATCTCGACGCGCTCGAGATGCTCTGCCGCGCGAACGAATCGGTCGCCTTCGTTTGCGACGGCGTCTATTCGATGGGCGGAAGCGCCGACATCGAGGAGCTAAGGCGCCTGCAGGACCGCTATGGCCTCTTCCTCTATATAGATGACGCACATGGCATATCAATCTTCGGCAAGCACGGGGAAGGCTTTGCCAGATCGCAAATGAGCGGGCACCTTGGGGAGCGGACGATAATTGCGGCTTCGCTCGGAAAGGGCTTCGGCGCCTCAGGAGGCTTGATCATGCTTGGAACGGCGCGGCAAGAGGAACTGTTTCGAAGATTCGCGGTCGCTCATGCGTTTTCGGCGTCGCTGAATGTCGCGGCAATCGGCGCGGCGCGCGCGTCGCAGCAACTGCACCTAACGCAAGAACTCACGAAGCTACAACAGGGACTTCGAAGCAGAATCGCCTTGTTCGACAGCCTCGTTCCCACAGACCAGCAAGGCTCACCGTTGCCGATACGAACGGTCGAGATAGGCGACGAGGTGACGGCCATTGAAGCCGCAAGAGCTTTGCTCGACCGCGGTTTCTATACGTCGGCGATCTTCTTTCCCACCGTTGCACGGGGGAGGGCAGGGTTGCGGCTTTGCCCCACGGCCGGACACTCTGAAGAAGACATCCGGGCGGTGGGCACCGCGATCCAAGACGTGCTGACGAACAGATAA
- a CDS encoding CaiB/BaiF CoA-transferase family protein: MTTESELPLSGLVVVDMSQFLSGPYCSLRLMDLGARVIKIERPDGGDLSRRLYLSDTEIGGDSTIFHAINRAKESLAIDLKNEADLAALKRLLAQADVVIQNFRPGVIERLGLDYEAVRAINPRIVYTSISGYGEEGPWVKRPGQDLLAQARSGVMWLNGDEGQGPVPFGLAIGDMLAGAAAAQGILAALVRRGISGKGSLVETSLLEALVDFQFEVLTTHLNDGGRLPKRSAFRSAHAYLAAPYGVYAASDGYLAIAMTPIPKLADLLQIDELAPYRDDPSSWFTERDRIKALIAARIALSTADEWLAVLEPADIWCARVLDWNELLESEGFQVLDMLQTVMREDDVSITTTRSPLRINGRRPRVERAAPRIGEHGRSIREEFGL; encoded by the coding sequence ATGACAACAGAATCCGAACTGCCGCTTTCAGGCCTGGTGGTCGTCGACATGAGCCAGTTTCTTTCCGGCCCCTATTGTTCGCTGCGGCTGATGGATCTCGGCGCCCGGGTGATCAAGATCGAGCGGCCGGATGGCGGCGATCTTTCCCGCCGGCTTTATCTGAGCGACACCGAGATCGGCGGCGACTCGACCATTTTCCATGCGATCAACCGCGCCAAGGAAAGCCTTGCGATAGACCTCAAGAACGAGGCCGATCTTGCCGCACTGAAGCGGCTTCTCGCGCAGGCCGATGTCGTGATCCAGAACTTCCGGCCGGGCGTCATCGAAAGGCTGGGGCTGGACTATGAGGCGGTCAGGGCCATCAATCCGCGCATCGTCTATACCTCGATCAGCGGTTATGGCGAGGAGGGCCCCTGGGTGAAGCGTCCCGGCCAGGATCTGCTGGCGCAGGCGCGCTCGGGCGTCATGTGGCTGAACGGCGACGAAGGGCAGGGGCCGGTTCCCTTCGGGCTCGCGATCGGCGACATGCTGGCCGGCGCCGCCGCCGCTCAAGGAATTCTCGCGGCGCTGGTGCGGCGCGGCATTTCGGGCAAGGGAAGCCTCGTCGAAACGAGCCTCCTGGAGGCGCTTGTCGATTTCCAGTTCGAGGTATTGACCACGCATCTCAACGACGGCGGCCGTCTGCCAAAGCGGTCGGCATTCCGGAGCGCCCATGCCTATCTCGCCGCACCCTACGGCGTTTATGCGGCGAGCGACGGCTATCTCGCGATCGCCATGACGCCGATCCCGAAGCTTGCGGACCTGCTTCAGATCGACGAACTCGCCCCCTATCGCGACGACCCGTCCTCGTGGTTTACCGAGCGCGACCGCATCAAGGCGCTGATTGCCGCCCGCATCGCGCTCAGCACCGCCGACGAATGGCTGGCGGTGCTGGAACCGGCCGATATCTGGTGCGCGCGCGTGCTCGACTGGAACGAGCTTCTGGAAAGCGAAGGCTTCCAGGTGCTCGACATGCTGCAGACGGTGATGCGCGAAGACGACGTATCGATCACCACCACGCGCTCGCCGCTCAGGATCAACGGCCGCCGCCCGCGCGTCGAGCGCGCCGCCCCGCGCATCGGTGAGCATGGCCGCTCGATCAGGGAGGAGTTCGGACTATGA
- a CDS encoding GH25 family lysozyme has translation MRPFSAVSAIVITCLALTSCGFGGSRPSRETTSSVARPASPVPSAEVSAAAAQAAPQPEALAWAGTVPEPQAFMPAERTVGMPVPAERPIAMLAPENPAREPRGRSRVYSHSFRDAHPINFGTRSPRKLAVHGVDVSRWQGEINWAKLRTQGANFAYIKATDGGDHLDPMFKKNWRRADEAGLKRGAYHFFYWCRTAGEQADWFIRNVPRDPSALPPVIDVEWNGESSCKRRPSPERVREKMQVFMDKLERHYGQRPIIYTAPDFYRDNLQGAFPNHPFWLRSVAAHPSKVYPGRKWIFWQYSGSGLSHGVDGRIDLNVFNGSEEDWHNWVAARSS, from the coding sequence ATGCGTCCTTTTTCGGCTGTCTCAGCGATCGTCATAACCTGCCTGGCACTAACGAGCTGCGGCTTCGGGGGGAGCAGGCCCTCGCGCGAGACGACGAGCTCCGTCGCCCGTCCGGCAAGTCCGGTTCCTTCGGCGGAGGTCAGTGCCGCTGCCGCGCAAGCGGCGCCTCAGCCGGAGGCGCTCGCCTGGGCGGGAACCGTTCCCGAGCCGCAGGCCTTCATGCCGGCGGAAAGGACGGTGGGCATGCCGGTTCCGGCCGAGCGACCCATTGCGATGCTCGCTCCTGAAAATCCCGCGCGCGAGCCGCGCGGCCGCTCGCGCGTCTACAGCCACAGCTTCCGCGATGCCCATCCGATCAATTTCGGTACCCGGTCGCCGCGCAAACTCGCCGTTCACGGCGTCGACGTTTCGCGATGGCAGGGCGAAATCAACTGGGCGAAGCTGCGCACGCAAGGCGCCAACTTCGCCTATATCAAGGCGACCGACGGCGGCGACCATCTCGATCCCATGTTCAAGAAGAACTGGCGCCGGGCCGACGAGGCCGGGCTGAAACGCGGCGCCTACCACTTCTTCTATTGGTGCCGCACGGCCGGCGAGCAGGCGGACTGGTTCATCCGCAACGTGCCCCGGGATCCGAGCGCGCTTCCGCCCGTCATCGATGTCGAGTGGAACGGCGAGTCGAGCTGCAAGCGGCGTCCGTCGCCGGAGCGGGTGCGGGAAAAGATGCAGGTCTTCATGGACAAGCTGGAGCGCCACTACGGCCAGCGCCCGATCATCTATACCGCGCCGGACTTCTACCGCGACAATCTGCAGGGCGCGTTCCCCAATCATCCCTTCTGGCTGCGCTCGGTCGCGGCGCACCCGTCCAAGGTTTATCCCGGGCGCAAATGGATCTTCTGGCAATATTCGGGCTCGGGCCTGTCCCACGGCGTCGACGGGCGGATCGACCTCAACGTCTTCAACGGCAGCGAGGAAGACTGGCACAACTGGGTGGCGGCGCGCTCGAGCTGA
- a CDS encoding response regulator transcription factor, translated as MRQLESTKAQHTKHLVLICSGNANFYVLLAHILASEGFQTILVSEEEVVDQAVLRPATAIILDSAEDSELTVRTCAAIKANDVTSRIPTIALVSSGNERHYLALLKAGVDENFVRPVSPARLLAYLGSLPNNRANDKQPTHPASEDAAETFGELRLEPGRRLVRYGDEDVQFGAIEFNLLRCLLEAPGRVRSRLELIEAAWPSNRYVQPRTVDVHVGRLRRELERLTGHPLIRTIRATGYAIDIDYGPD; from the coding sequence ATGAGACAGCTTGAAAGCACGAAGGCTCAGCACACAAAACACTTGGTCCTGATCTGCTCTGGTAATGCGAACTTCTACGTGCTGCTTGCACACATCCTCGCGTCCGAGGGCTTTCAGACGATTTTGGTGAGCGAAGAAGAGGTAGTGGATCAGGCTGTGCTAAGGCCGGCCACAGCAATCATCCTGGATTCAGCAGAGGATTCAGAGCTCACGGTGAGAACATGTGCCGCCATAAAGGCTAACGACGTAACCTCGCGTATCCCGACTATCGCCCTCGTTTCGTCGGGCAATGAGCGGCACTATCTAGCACTGTTGAAAGCGGGGGTTGACGAAAACTTCGTGCGCCCGGTCTCGCCGGCAAGGCTGCTTGCTTACCTTGGTTCTCTGCCGAACAATCGTGCGAATGATAAGCAGCCGACACATCCCGCTAGCGAAGACGCCGCTGAGACCTTTGGCGAGTTAAGACTCGAGCCTGGGCGCCGTCTCGTCAGATATGGTGATGAAGACGTTCAATTCGGTGCCATCGAATTCAACCTGCTGCGATGCCTGCTTGAGGCACCAGGCCGGGTGCGGAGCCGTCTGGAACTGATCGAAGCGGCGTGGCCATCAAATCGCTACGTGCAGCCGCGCACCGTGGATGTGCATGTCGGTCGCTTGCGTCGGGAGCTTGAGCGCCTGACCGGTCATCCTCTTATTCGCACAATACGGGCCACCGGCTATGCGATCGACATTGATTATGGCCCCGATTGA
- a CDS encoding extracellular solute-binding protein — protein MSVVLKGMTWNHPRGYDPMVACSQSWQEKSGVEIRWEKRSLQDFETFPVETLARNYDLIVIDHPHVGQITGENCLLPLDVAGREAERQALSAASVGPSYRSYAWNERQWAFPIDAATQVQAWRPDRTDRLQTWRDMLALARSGGVLLPLRPPHSLMSFYTLCGNLGRPCRSAGKGDLVDAETGAMAVELLQEISALIDPACFGMDPIAVLEVMAAEASPAACAPLIYGYVSYSIAGFRPALVRFGDFPTVGTAGPVGSALGGTGIAVSAFSQAPEQAIDFAFWVASGGVQRGLYAASGGQPGHGEAWQDDTVNAATHDFYRATRATLEGAWLRPRHDGYMTFQQAGSDRLNKGLRNRERPRLVVEELNRLFLASFR, from the coding sequence ATGAGCGTCGTCCTCAAGGGAATGACCTGGAACCACCCGCGCGGCTATGATCCGATGGTGGCCTGCTCGCAATCCTGGCAGGAAAAGTCAGGCGTCGAGATCCGTTGGGAGAAGCGGTCGCTGCAGGATTTCGAGACCTTTCCGGTCGAGACCCTGGCCAGGAACTATGACCTGATCGTCATCGACCATCCGCATGTGGGGCAGATCACCGGCGAGAATTGCCTGCTGCCCCTGGACGTGGCGGGCCGCGAGGCGGAGCGGCAGGCGCTCTCGGCGGCAAGCGTCGGCCCGTCCTATCGGAGCTACGCGTGGAACGAACGGCAATGGGCCTTTCCGATCGACGCGGCGACCCAGGTGCAGGCCTGGCGGCCGGACCGGACGGATCGCCTTCAGACCTGGCGGGATATGCTCGCGCTCGCGCGCAGCGGCGGCGTCCTCCTGCCGCTCAGGCCGCCGCATTCGCTGATGAGTTTTTACACGCTCTGCGGCAATCTCGGCCGTCCTTGCCGCAGCGCCGGTAAGGGCGATCTCGTCGACGCCGAAACCGGTGCCATGGCGGTCGAGCTGCTGCAGGAAATCTCGGCACTCATCGACCCCGCATGCTTCGGAATGGACCCGATCGCGGTGCTCGAGGTCATGGCGGCCGAGGCCTCGCCCGCCGCCTGCGCGCCGCTTATCTACGGCTATGTCAGCTATTCCATAGCCGGCTTTCGCCCGGCGCTCGTCCGCTTTGGCGATTTCCCGACCGTCGGTACTGCCGGGCCGGTCGGCTCGGCGCTCGGCGGGACGGGCATAGCCGTCTCGGCCTTTTCGCAGGCGCCGGAACAGGCGATTGATTTCGCCTTTTGGGTTGCAAGCGGCGGCGTGCAGCGCGGCCTCTATGCGGCATCCGGCGGCCAGCCCGGCCATGGGGAGGCCTGGCAGGACGATACCGTTAATGCGGCGACCCATGATTTCTACCGCGCGACGCGGGCGACGCTCGAAGGCGCCTGGCTGCGGCCACGCCACGACGGCTACATGACCTTCCAGCAGGCGGGCTCGGACCGCCTGAACAAGGGGCTGCGGAACCGGGAAAGGCCGAGGCTCGTGGTCGAAGAGCTCAACCGGCTGTTTCTTGCGAGTTTCCGCTGA
- a CDS encoding SOS response-associated peptidase, whose translation MCNDYRLMTDVASIVEDFAELKIKIRFGEGTPNLEAREDIKITDVGPIVRAIDGVPDEAELVQRRWSWPRPNKRPVYNFRSEGREFNSNRCLILADGFYEFTDPKDPSKKRKDKWLFTKKDEPIFCIAGIWRNTPEVGQAFTMLTMAPGPDIAPYHDRQIVILERNVWTDWLSPSVSAKSLIKPLPVDTLSVEHVG comes from the coding sequence ATGTGCAATGATTATCGGCTGATGACGGATGTCGCCTCGATCGTCGAGGACTTTGCCGAGCTCAAGATCAAGATCCGCTTCGGCGAAGGCACCCCGAATCTCGAAGCCCGTGAGGACATCAAGATCACCGATGTTGGGCCGATCGTCAGGGCGATCGACGGAGTGCCCGATGAGGCCGAGCTCGTACAGCGACGCTGGAGTTGGCCGCGGCCGAACAAGCGGCCGGTGTATAACTTCCGATCAGAGGGACGGGAGTTCAATTCCAACCGCTGCCTAATTCTTGCCGACGGCTTTTACGAGTTCACCGATCCGAAGGATCCGAGCAAGAAGCGCAAGGACAAGTGGCTGTTCACCAAGAAGGACGAGCCGATCTTCTGCATCGCCGGCATCTGGCGCAACACGCCCGAGGTCGGGCAAGCCTTCACCATGCTGACGATGGCGCCGGGGCCCGACATCGCTCCGTACCACGATCGACAGATCGTGATCCTTGAGCGCAATGTATGGACTGACTGGCTGAGCCCGAGTGTTTCTGCGAAGTCGCTGATCAAACCCCTTCCGGTAGACACGCTATCGGTAGAGCACGTTGGCTAG